The sequence AAAGATGACCATGCCAGCAAACCAGTGCCATGGCATGAGCCTACCCCTTGTAGGCATTTCTGCACCCGGGAACCAGAAAGAGAAGAATGCAAACACCCACTGCAGAGTCACAATCATGGTCCATCTGTTAACTtgatttcaaaatgaataaaactataCACTGATTTTTGAAGTACTACTATACAATTTAGCCTAAGATTCATCAGTAGAAAACTAACTGCTTTACCTGCAAACCAAATAAGCAGATGGTGCTCAACCCCAGCCAGGAATGCAGGGTGTCCATGTCTGGTATGGATTCCTTGTCGTGATACCTGAAAGCTATATAAACCCCGAAAATTCCAGCCCCAAGAGCGATAAAATGCAATATCAGGTGAACCAGTTTCTGTGTTCTTTTTGTTCCTGGGACTGTCTTGTATGACATGATAGCTGCTCAAAACAGTATTCCATCAATTAGTTCATAATATATGATCATTTTTCTAGGCATCTGGACATCCCATGGACATGGAACCATTCCATTCTCTTTTCAAATGCTACCAAAAACTATATAtgaattcattttaattaatggTATAGACTCCTCCCATTTTCATCTGATAAATAGGAGGGGAGCCTAATCCATTTGGAACAGTTCAATTTGGGATTctagatcttttttttttccctacctTCTCCTGCAATCATGATAAAGCCAACTATCATTAAAAACGGGTGCAACTGTAGAAGAGAGCAAAACAAACAGTTAAAAATGGAAATCTGACAATAACTTCAAATACATAAAAGCATGCATTGCGTATATATGAGcatttttaagaagaaatcACATTGAAAATCTTGTCATTGTCGCCGGATTTGAAGGCGAGGCCGCCTTGAAAATGTAGAAGCCAAACAAGCACAAGAGTGGTCACTGCTATGAGTAACAAATGAGCAAACAGTGTGACCGGTGTTGCTGTGATTTGAAAGCTTGAACCTTTAGCTGCCATTGTACTCCTCAGAGAGTAATGGAGAGCGCTAAGCTCACGGCCTTGAAATCTTTGCTATAATTTGAAGAATGTGAGATTGAAGAAATGGACCTTTTTGTTTACACAGAGGGTGTAATTATACTACCAAACTGTCTTGTTTGCATGAGTACATTAAAAAAAGTAAGGAATTTGGAAAGAGTCCGGCCGGCAAATTCGAAGGTGGCAATTCCAATGGAAATTAGACTTTGATTTGTTGTATCGAACTTTTTGCAGCAATTCTATTCAACTGCTTTGTTTCTTTTACGGCCAAACAAAGTTGGTGAATACAAGTGTACTTGACGACATTCACAATCAAACATAGAAATTGGCACAACCTCTACATTATAGTTTGTCCCATATCCGGTATAGAATCAGCCGCCACAAGCAAACTCACAGGCTGGGCCACAAAGTTTCAAGTTTTCTCGAATGAGCCCAAAAGTTTTGGGCCTTTTTCTTGGCTGCAGTCGGTGAGGAGGAAACCATTTggcaaaaaaatgaatttcaaacaACAAACCATTTTCCTTTCCTCTCTATGCAAGAAAAGAGTGGGATTTTGATGCTTCGCTTGATTTCGCTGCAGTATCATTTAAGTTGGGTTTGAAGCTTATTTGAAAGTACTTCCATGTTTAAATGCGATTCTagattaaaatttgatatattacaaaacaaaatttctaagatACTGTGGTGACATCCACCTTGACGATTGTTTTCTCCAAG is a genomic window of Vitis riparia cultivar Riparia Gloire de Montpellier isolate 1030 chromosome 1, EGFV_Vit.rip_1.0, whole genome shotgun sequence containing:
- the LOC117914963 gene encoding probable ascorbate-specific transmembrane electron transporter 1 — protein: MAAKGSSFQITATPVTLFAHLLLIAVTTLVLVWLLHFQGGLAFKSGDNDKIFNLHPFLMIVGFIMIAGEAIMSYKTVPGTKRTQKLVHLILHFIALGAGIFGVYIAFRYHDKESIPDMDTLHSWLGLSTICLFGLQWVFAFFSFWFPGAEMPTRGRLMPWHWFAGMVIFLMAILTAETGLVQRFKDLELKPGQEALIVNFTGLLILLFAIAVSLSVILPRGY